Part of the Musa acuminata AAA Group cultivar baxijiao chromosome BXJ3-10, Cavendish_Baxijiao_AAA, whole genome shotgun sequence genome, AGTCCTTTAATTGATGATTTGAGTAGCGCAAGATAGGTTTGGAAGAAGTCATATCTTTGTTTTGTCACATCCATTTTCATGTTGCACTTGACAACAACTGTCAAAATTTTCATTTAATTTGCGAGTTACATTCACAATCTCTATCCTCTTTTCTATTCAATACAATGATAATTTTGTTGATCCATTGCGTTTATTGATCAGTGTAGAACTTTACCTTCTTTGAGTTTGAAGATACCTCAGAACCATGAAATTGTTATTGTTCATCTCATGCCCATCAACTACATATTGATACAACTTGGATCGGTCTCGAATTGGTGTCCAAATTGAGATTAGCAGTGCTACTCAGAACATTGCTTTAACATACTGAAGTCTCATATGCAGTTGGAATTTTGTGGCAAATGACCTGATGCTGATGTATCTAAACAGTTTTCTGTGCCTGAAAAAACTTAAAGATTCATAGTTAACTATCATCTTGTCAGACAATAGTTATCAGCATAAGTGTCGATTTCTTCTCCATTCGGCTTAGTTCAGCACACACTTCCATCATAGAATTCAAAGATCACATTTTTCTTCTTggtgaaatgagttttattacgTCGGATGTAAGTGTCAAGTGTATATCATAGTAAGGACATGTTGCTTGCATCGTTATTCCCGTATCAGAGATCGTTGCGTTAGAGGTGATTGGTGTGAGAACCTTAATGACCAATCCATAGTGTGCTCCTTTGAATTTTTCTTGGAAGTTGCTAAAGGGCTATGCAAAGCATAGCAGGTGTCAAAGATCGATGTCAGTTATCTCGAAAGATCCTTTGTTCCTTCTTTTTCCATTTCTCTGAAGTCCATTTTGGTACCATGTCGAGGGAATGCCATTGGGCACGATGAAGATCCATGAGTCCCCTGTTTGCAGAGACCCACTGTGGCTTTGTTTGGACAGAAGCGGGCTGAGCTCTTCTTTATTTCAATTACTTTGAAATGCTAGAAATGGTGTACAAGTATGTTTTAGTGCCGAGAAATTAATCTAGTTTTAGTTGAGAAAGTGATCATTACTTAATTATGAATTAGTGGACGAGCATGGGACAAAGATTATTGAAAGCATCAAGTTGATAAAAGCATCTGTTCTATGCTCTGGGTCTGTGGTGATCAGATCAGATGCAACGGTGGAGTAATTAACTCTTAGAGTTAGAAAAAGATTGGCTTTAACCAGGTTATTCGACATTTGGCTATATATGATACCTTGACACATGATATATATGCTTCGTGTTCATTGGCACCTGTATGAATTGCATTTATTTTCGGAAATCTTCTTTTTATGGTCAGCTAGTACTGGGTTGCGACCGTTTTATACCGTCTCATGAATACAGGTAGTGAAAATCAGGCTGCAGCAACAAAAGGGGTTGCGACCGGAGCTTCTAAAGTATAAGGGTCCCCTACATTGTGCAAGGATGATCATTCGTGAAGAGGGAATTTTGGGTCTTTGGGCCGGTGCTGCACCGACTGTAATGCGTAATGGAACCAACCAAGCTGCCATGTTCACGGCAAAAAATGCATTTGACATCGTTCTCTGGAAGAAACATGAAGGAGATGGCATGGTCCTTCAACCTTGGCAGTCTATGATCTCAGGGTTTCTTGCAGGGACTGCAGGGCCCATCTGTACTGGCCCCTTTGATGTTGTCAAGACAAGGCTGATGGCTCAAAGCAGAACAGGTGGTGATGCGAAATATAAAGGCATGGTGCATGCAATCAGAACAATATTTGCCGAAGAAGGGTTGTTTGCACTTTGGAAAGGTTTGCTTCCTAGGCTTATGAGGATTCCACCTGGTCAGGCTATAATGTGGGCCGTTGCTGATCAAGTAACCGGACTCTATGAAAAAAACTACGTACATCGAGTTCATCTATAAGTATCTCTTTTGATGGGTAATAAAGGGTTTGCCCGCGATCTTCTAAAATCCATCCGGCAATCGTGCTTTAGTTTTCAACAAGGTCTAAAGCATTAGAAGTAGCAGATATTTGACGAATGTGATTCTCTAGTATTCTAGCTGCTAAGATAATTAATTGTGGTTGTGGCTGAGATGCACAGGATATTAATTGGTTCGATCATCTATGATGCTGAGATTTCCGAGCTGATTCTGGGATTCAGTAATATGAGTGTTCGTCTTGCGATCAAGCTAGGTCATCCTGATCTAGCAAGGCCAATTTAAACTGCATGCCTTCTGTGCAGGTATGTCTTGTTTTTGAAGAAAAACTTCAAACGTATGCTTTGATTTCTATTCTTTGGTAATAACACCTGCCTCTATGCTTGTTGCAGTTTTGGATTTGCCTTGTAACATTCTCGCTCATGATTATTCAGTCTCTAGTATAGGCTTCTTCGGGAGTATATGTAATGTTTAGATATCCAAGTGGCTTTTGTAGTGTTGGTCCCAATTCTTTGCACGGATAACTGGAGTATTGCATTGAGAAAGTGCACCGCGACATCAAGGGGTGCTTCAGTACCTCCATGAAGTTGGCGTCGTGCACTACGACGTCAAGGGGCAGAACTCGATAGTGGATCGTGTTCCTGACTTTGCCAAGCTCGTCGATGTCAAGGCAGCGTCAACAATTTTCAATGCAGGTGAGTGCAAT contains:
- the LOC135651944 gene encoding mitochondrial succinate-fumarate transporter 1-like, with amino-acid sequence MAAAASEGGGDGGAEERDRRKDSTSPPYIRAVAGSLGGVVEACCLQPIDVIKTRLQLDRTGAYRGIVHCGVTAARTEGVRALWKGLTPFATHLTLKYALRMGSNALLQSAFKDAATGDLSNRSRIAAGFGAGVLEALLIVTPFEVVKIRLQQQKGLRPELLKYKGPLHCARMIIREEGILGLWAGAAPTVMRNGTNQAAMFTAKNAFDIVLWKKHEGDGMVLQPWQSMISGFLAGTAGPICTGPFDVVKTRLMAQSRTGGDAKYKGMVHAIRTIFAEEGLFALWKGLLPRLMRIPPGQAIMWAVADQVTGLYEKNYVHRVHL